TAGATTGTCTGCCAAGAGTTCGGCCGAAGGTTTGATTTCTTCTTTGCCTTTCTTCTTAGGCTGGGTGGTTGCGGGACTGGGGACCTCTAACTTCTGGGCAGGTACTTCCAGCTTCTTCACCGGTGGGGTCGTGGCGTTGGCAAAGCTCAATAAAAACGACCCGGAACACAGCAGTAAAATCTGTCTGAACGTCATTAGTCTTTTCGTCTTTTGTTTATACTTGATCTTGAAGGCTCACCCTTGATGTTACTCTGCGGGAAGTTTATTCGCCGTCAAGACCGTCACCGTTAAATAAAAGATGAAAACCATAAAAGAGCACACACTCATGATCACTCGAAAATAGCTCAAAATGAGGCGGTGTACTCCACTATGGACTTCCTCTTGATGCGCTAAATTACAAAAACAATGGCCTACGGCAATACATTATACATGGAAAAACATCTTGATTACGTTATTTTAACAACTTTTTACTGCTTAAATAGACCTCTTTTGGTGCCCGAAATGATTTCAGAGAAAATACGTTTTTGTGAGATAAAACGGAGCCAGAAAATCTTCTTTGCCGGGTCATGTGATTTTCGTGATCACGTGTCACTGTCTTGTCCGACCGGAGGGTATTTTACGAGTTTTGTGTAGGAGTCTTTCAGTCAAATAGTCTTTGATAAAATGAGGTAAGGAAATGCCCCCGAGAGGGTGAGAGGGTGACTTCTCTTCATCTCGGGGGCATTTCCTTACCTTTTTTTGTATCGATCGTGGAGAGGTACTTATTTATTCGGGGACATAGATGATCTCACCGTTTTCGAGTTCGTACGCCACACCTACACGCTTGCCTTTGCTCTTGGAGGAGTTGTTTTGCTCTTCTTTGGGGGTAAACTTCTTGATCTGCTTGCCCTCTTTGGTGATGATCTCCATGTTGTCTTTACCGGGGTTTTTCACGATCGTGAAGTCCTCTTTGCCAAAGATCTCTGTCATGTTCATGTGCATCACCATCGCCACCATGAGCGATACGGCAAAGACCATGGCGACGTCGAACATATTGACGATCACGCTCAGCAGATCCTCGTCACTGTCGCTATCGAGCATAGACTTGCGACGAGGCCGACGTAGCGGCTTCTCATGCTTGTCTTCGGATGGGCGTGGTGAGGAAGTGATCAGATTTTTTTCGTCCATGGTTCTATCTTATTTGGATTTGCGTTGTTGTAGGACACGAGAGATGTAGAGGAGGTTATTCACATCCTTGGCATACCATCTCTGTTTGTATTGGAGTGTGATGAGTCCTACGGCACTGATGACGAGACCTACGACGGTTGTCGCAAACACGACCTGCATGTTGTAAGCCATACCACCGATATCTCCTGTCGAAAGCCCCACGAGGGCAGGGCTCATAGCGATGAGGGTACCGACCAGACCGAGGACAGGTCCCATCTTTGCGAGGAGACGACTCACCGTGAGATCCTTGGTCACGAGGATCTCGAAGTTGGCGATCGTGTACTCTGCGAAGTCCTCGTCCGCCCCATGCTCAAGGATGTCTCTCATGTAAGGGATCACAGGTGCGTTGTTACGCTTGGGGAGGAGGTCGACGAGGGCTTGGGTGTCATGGTCTTTGAGTTTGTCGATCATGGGCTGGAGCTTCGCCATGTTCTTGCGATTGGTGATGAACTGTCCGTAGAATGATCCTGCCAGCATGATGGCTCTCACGAAGAGGATGATGAGCAGGATGATGTCCGGGATGAGGAGGCTGTTGGCGATGCCAAAGAGAATTTTGGAGATGAGTTCCATAGGTTTTGAGATGTTTTTTATCTGTGACGCTTAGATGTTTTGTATTTCTTTCTGAGTTCGAAGATCAGTCCCACCCCGAAGAAGACAAGGAAGACAACCAGTGCCAAGAGGTAGGAGATGAACGGTGTGGGTGTGGCCTTGGAGGGCGCAAAGAGCATCTCCTCCGTGGTGGTCGAGAAGAGTGCCGAGAGGCACAGCAAGATGGATAGAGACAGCACCAGCTCTTCGCGCATGGCACGCAGAGGGAGGGCCCATCTGAAGAGCAACGACATGAATGGGAAGAAGAGCAGTGCTCCCACACCCACAAGCAAGGCCGGGATCTTGAAGTCCACACCCGGAAGAGCGTAGATGACCTGTGTCTGGATGAAAAACAGAGTCGGCAGTACGAGGAGCGACACGTAGTACTTCTGTATCCACCAGAGTGGGGTGGCGAGCATGGTCTTGATCCTATGCCATCGGCTTTCCCTCTCGGGGTCTTTGGCTGTGGGGTGCCATTGTCTGAAGGCAAAAGCCAAGGCTATGGCGCACTCCACGGTGACCAGTATCGCCACATATTGTCGTGCTTCGTGAGATGAGAGGTAGCTTGCTATCTCGTTACGACTGCTCGTGATGGCATAGGGCATCACCAGCCACGAAAAGGCCAGCAGGAGGATACCATATACCAGGCTCCTCTTGAAGCCGATGAGACTCAGCTTGGCTGAGACGGCCAAGAGGCATAGGAGCATGACGATGTATACAAGTGTGATCATCATTGGATGGTTTTCGTTGGGGATGAGTATGATCCGTCCCTTTTCTGTCTCGTGTCGGAATACTTTCCGGCATACGATGGACAGTCGTCCGTCCCTGAACAAAATGTATTCTGTCCCGGGACGGACGAAGTCCCCCTATACTTGGAGGAGAGGGAAGTTTTGTGATGTGATCGGATCAGTCATCGAGTCGTTTGTTGCGTTTGCGTAGACCTAATATGCCGAGTACAAGGAGTACAAGGATGACGACACCGATGCCGATGTACCAAGCCTTTGAGGTATCATCCTCGGTCTTGAGCATCTGTTGGGATTGCTGCGAAGCAGACTTGTCTTCTTTGAGGACGATGCTCTTGTCGTCGCTCTTGACGTCGCTTCTCTTGAGCGAAGCATCCATCTGTTGAGTGTACTTTTGAGCCTGCTGAGGGTCGAGCTTCTGAGTGATAAAGTCACGCAGTTTTTCGTTCGATGTCGCAAAGCTTGCGCCCGAAGAACCATGCTCTTGGACGACCTTATTGTGCACCTCGACGAGCTTTTGGACACGTTCGGGCGAAGCGTTCCACATCCCTTTGCGTACGGTCTCGAGCATCACCGAAGTGATTTGCTCCAATGCCGCGGGGTTCATCTTCTCGAAGAATTCCTTGGTGCCGAGGTTCTGTGTGTCTTCGATCCACATATCGTGGATGTTGTCCCAGAGCTCGTCATCGATGACCTCGGGCTTGGAGACTTCCCAGCCATACGTGTTTTCGATGATCTCTGCTATGCCACCGGCCTTGGAGTTGCCTCCCTTGGTCGCCTCTTTCACGAAATAAGGATTGAGTATCGTGCTGCGGCTCTCGATGCCGATGGCCTCCTTGAGATCCTGCATCTTGACATTGTTGCGGTTGCGATAGTCTGCGAAGAGAGCCTCGGGCTCTTTGCCTGTGACCTGAGCGATGGTGAGGTTGAGCCCGCCCATGAACTCAAACACGTGGTCGAGACTGAGTGCACCCCAGTTGTTGCTCTGGCGAGGCTGGATGATGACATCCGTATTTTCGACAGCCGCACGGAAGAGTCCCTTGGCAAAGGCTCCCCAATTGTCTGTCGACGCATAAGCCGCACCCATATTGTTGAGATAGACCTCTGCGATGTCCGCACGGTCGTCCCACTTGTCCCCTGCTTTCATCATCTCCTGGATGCCTGTGCCATACATGCCGTTGACACCCCCAAAGACACGGACGCTTGCCCATTCGCGAGCATCCTTGGGGGACATGCCCTCTTCGACAAGGCGTTTTTCGATGTTCACGTTACCATCATGGACGAAGTTGGTATGCTTTTCCTCGGCTCCTGCGGCAGCCGCAAGAGAGACCGCTTTCGAGATGAGGTTGAGGCGAGAGGCAGCAAGGTCTCTGAACTGTCCCGAAGTCTGTACCAAGACATCGATGCGTGGACGACCAAGCTCTTCGGATGGTATGAGACGCACATCGCTCACACGACCCATGACGTCTCTGACGGGTTCGACACCGAGCATGTACAGCACTTGGGCAATGGTGGCTCCTCCGGTCTCGATGAACTCACTGCTCCAGAAGGTATAGCTCACCTTCTTGGGATAGTCACCGTGCTTCTTGACATACGTTTCGAGGGTGCTTTCGACGAGCTTCTTACCCTTCTCCCAAGCCAATTCTGTAGGTGTTACTTCGGCATTGATGCTGTATAGGTTGCGACCGGTAGGTACTGTCGATGGGTTGGCTACGGCATCTCCACCGGAAGTGGGTTCGATGTAACCTCCGTCAAGTCCTCTGATGAGACCCGAGAGTTCGAGGTACGGGCTCTGTTGCAAGCCGACCTGATAGCGGTTGATGTTGAAGAGAGTACGTGCGAGCTCTACGATGGCATCCGCCTTGGCTTTCTTTTCGGGTGTGATGTCATTTTTTGGGGCACCGGGATGACCTCCCATACCCATGGCCTTTGCAGAGTCTGTCGGCATGCCGCCCGGATGACCACCGGCCATGGCTTTGTTTCCATCCTTGGGCATATTGGCAGGGTGTCCGCCCTTGTTCTCTTTCTCTTTGCCTACATGATCCGGCTTCTTGCCGAACTTAGGGATCCAAGATGGGTGTCCCCCCTTCTTCTTGCCCTTGCCCATGGTAGCCGAACCATCCTTGGCAAGTTCCATATTCATACGACCCTGCATGGCCTCCATCATTGCTGCCATGCCGGTGAGTTTTGGGGTGGTGATCTCCACGGCTTCGCGGAACTGCTCCATAGTGATGCCTGCGTAAGAGCAGACGAAGGCTGAGTCGATCTTTTTGCCGTTGAGGACTTCGCTCACGAGTCTCTTTGCCGGAGCGAGGTAATGCTCGGTCATGTAGGCCTGCTTGCGGAAGTTGTCTTCGGTGAGCTTGCCCGTCATGCGGTCGAGTGCCGCCTTGCTGTACCCAATGGGGTCACTGCTCATGGCAAGTACAGAGGAGTTGATCTTATCTGCTGTATAAGGTATGCCTGTGACATAGAGGATGGTGCTGATCTTCTCGTTGGCGATCTCTTCGGCGAAGTTGTCCAACTTCAACATCTCCTCATCGGTGTAAGGCTTGGTGAGCACACTGTCCAGTCTGAGCTCTCTGTGGATGCCCATGCGTACGGCTTCGCGCTTGACATCGAGGGCAAATTTGAGCTTGATGTCGTCTCTGTCGGCCTTTTCGTAGGAGATCATGTCCCGACGAAGCTTGTCGAACGATGCTCTCATACGGCTCTCTTCAAACGGAGGGTTGAGGTAACTGATCGTCGTAGCGTACGAACGTCGCTTCGCCATCATCGACTCTCCCACATTCGCGATCGTGTAGTAGTAGAAGTGCGGTGTGGTGCCGACAAGGGCATCCGGCCAGTCCGAATCTCCGAGAGCGACCTGCTTCTGTGGAGTAAACTCCAAGCTACCGTGTGTGCCGAAGTGTACCATCGCATCGGCATGGAACGCTTCTTTGGCCCACAAATAAGCGGCTACATAGGGATGGGGAGGTGCAGACTTGGCACCGTGGACGATGGCGAACGAGTCTCCTCCGATGCCTGCCATAGGCTGGGGCAAGAGGACGACGTTACCGAGGTCGACAGCCGCAATGGCGATGTAAGGACGACCGTCCTTGACTCCGCTCATATAGTTGCCGGGAGCAGGTCCGAAGAGCTCGGTTAGCTCGGCATACTTTTCTGCCGTAAGGCCTCTCTTGAGCCAGCCATCGTATTCCTCGGCATCGATTTGGAGGGGTGAGGCTTTCCTCATGAACTCTTCGATGGATCCTTCGGTGAAGTCATTCAATACGGGTCCGTGCTTCATGATGAGATCCGAGAGTGCTTCGGGAGATGCAGGAAGATTGATGGTATATCCTTCGTCCTTGAGTCTCTTCAGAGTGTTGTATAGTGATGGCACGACTTCCAAACCTTGGGCTGCCATGCCGTTTTGTCCGGGACCCTTGAAGTAGTAGATCGCCACCTTCTTGTCCTTGTTGGGCTTGCTTTGAAGGGCGACGGTATTCGAGAGTATCTCGACAAACTTGTGCAGGCGAGATGGGTCGGCCACGGTCTCCACGATACCTTCGGCATTTTCTTCCTGAGTGTTGACGACATACGGATAGATTGCACCATCGAGTTCAGGCATCACAAGGCTCTGAGACATAAATCCTCCGTACATACCCATAGGATCCTTGTCCCACTTTTCTTTCGATGTCATCACAGTGAGGGGGATGAAGAGTGGGGCATTGTAACGCTTGAGTGCTTCCACGACCTGATCGCCCGTGCCACCCGACATACGTCCGTGAGGGAAGTAGATGATCGCTTGTGGTTGGACAGCGTCCAAGAAGGCCAAGCGTCCTTGTCCCGATAGGATGGGGTAGACATTGAAGCCCTTGCGGTTGAGCGAGACGATCATGCTGTCGAGGTTAGCCTTGTTGCCACTGTATGGGTCATTGATGGCTCCGGTGACAGCGATGCGAGGCGCACCTTCGTGATAATGCCCGATCTTCTTGAGATAAGTGTCGAACTCATCCTTATCCTTGATCGCCACCTCTTCGTCGAGGTGGTAGAAGACCTCCGACTCGGACGGTATGACTTCGCCGGGCTCGGGTGCAAAGAACTTCTTCTTGTCTATATACTTACGAATATAGTTCGCCATAGAGAGGTAGTTCTTCCTGTTGCCATTGTTGAGATAGTCCATGACCGAAGACTCGGTGATAGAGTCGAGGTTCGAGATGTTGTTGGCTGGGTTGGTGACACGGATGATCTTGATGGGATGTCCTTTGTCTGCATACTTCTGTATGGCAGCCCTGTGATCCTCATCGATCTTGAGTCCCATGCCCGAGACGAGTACGAAGTCGTAGGTTTTGTTGCCACGGAAGTCATTCGCCCCGATGACATCATACTCGACGTGTTTGTTTTGGTTCGACTTTACGATCGCCGAACTTTGAAATGCAGGGAAGTTCACAAGGGCGACTTTGGTCTTCCCTGCGAAGGTGTTCCATAATAGCACGAGGGCACCCACAACAATGAGGGTGCCTAATGCCATGAACAGTAGCTTACGTCTATTCATAGTAATTGGTCTATTTTAAGTTTGTTTTTTCTTGATAGTATCATAGTTGGAAAGATAGCTTTCCGTAGAATATTCTGCCCGGAGTGAGCGAGGCGTTTTGATAACCGAGATTATTTGCCTTGTAGCCGAGAAGGTTGTCCACGCTCAATGATAGTGTGATGCGACGATCATAGCTCACACTTGCCGTCGTCCGGAACATCGGGTAACCGTCATAAACCTGAGACTCAACTTTGAGCTTATCTGTCCCTTCTTCTTTCGAGACCGTGTTCACTTTTATCGTCGACAAGTATTGACCGATGAGTGCCAACGAAGTACTCCACTTATCGTCCCAAGCCTTATAGGCATCGAACTTGGCAAGGAGGTTGTGAGGACGGATGGTGTTCAGATCGACCTGACTTCCATTGATCTCTTTATATGCCGGAGCATGAGAAAAGGTGTAAGAGCCCGACAAGGTAAAACCATTGCAGATGCGCCATGAAGCATGAGCATCGGCAACGGTCATGCGACTTGTACCATCGATGTTGACGTGGTGCTGATCACCCTTCTTGCTCTGTTGCATCACGATGCGATCCTTGAACAGGGTATGGGTCACACCTGCTGCGAATGACAATTGGGCATTGCTCCACTCAAGGTTTGTTAAGAACTGATTTGCCGTCTCCGGCTTGAGATCGGGGTTGCCGATGATGTCAAACAACCCCTGATGACTCCAGTTGAAGTAAAGATCCATCACCGATGGGGACTTGAACGCCCTCGAATATCCGCCACGTAGTATCCACCCTCCCATCTTGTACGACAACGTAGCTTTGGGAGAGAGGTGAAGTCCATAGTTCGAGTGATAGTCTGCTCGTGCTCCATAGAGGAGGTCAAGGGTGGAGCCTATCTTCCGGAGGTGCTGGACAAAGAGGACACCATACTTGATGCTCTTCTTGTTTTTCCCCTCGTTGATCTGAGACGATAGCATCGATTCCATGTGCCCCTCGATGCCGAAGTTGAGATCATTCCCTTTGCCGAAGTGTACGTCATGATGTAGTCGGAGGGTCTGTACGAAGTTTTTGTGCTGCATCTCCTTCTCCTCAGCTTTGAAGTAGTCTCGTATTCTCGATGAGTAGTCGCCGTTGTAGTGCGCAGAGATACGGTAGGTCGGGCTCAGTTGCCACGAAGCACGCAGGGTGTTGGTCAGATAGTCATAGATGTCGTTGTGAAATTCGTTGCGGAACTGCTTGCGACGAGAAAAATTGACATCCCACCCAAATGCTATCTGATCGCTCGGAGTGACTTTCAATCTGTTGCCTATCCTGAATATGTCATTGCGAGGCACATCAAGAGACACGGATTTATTCTTTGTCTCCAACGTATATCCTCCCTCTCGGTCGAAAGAGCCTGTGAGCGAGTTGTTGATGATCTTCGTCTTTACACCCGTTTGGAGGTGACTGGTCCATCCGCCGGTCTGACTGTAGCCGACCGAAGCTCCTGCCGAAAAGGGTTTGTTGTACTGACGGGTGATGATGTTGATGACACCTGCTATCGCACTCGATCCGTAAAGGGCAGAGCCCGCACCTTTGATGACTTCGATACGCTCGATATTGTCCGGACTCAGGCGAGACAAGTCTATACTGCCACTTTTCAGCCCGGCCACCTCTTCGCCATCGATCAGGAACGCAATGTAATCTGCATTGTACCCCTGCATGGTGATATGTGTGATCCCACCATGCTGACTGAACTCAATCCCCGGGATCGAATACAGCAAGATGTCCTTCATCGTCGTCGGAGCGATCCTGTCGATCTGTGCCCTTGTGATGATCTGTGTCGGTACGGGCACATCCTTGTGATGACGCAGGGTACGGGTAGATGTCACCACCACCTCTTCGAGATTTTGGGTACTCTCTTTGAGTACAATCTCTTCGAGCTCCAAGGCTTTGACCTCTTGGTCTACCCTCTTGATGTATGTCTCATATCCGACATGAGAGATACGTATGATGAAGTGACGTCTGATCCCTCGCAGTTTGGGTATTTCGAGCACGAATCCTCCCTGTTTGTCCGTTTGGGTGTTAGCAAGGGACTTGTTACCCTCGATGATCTCTACTTTGGCATCGGATATGGGTTGGTGATTGGTTTGTCTGACCACTCGCCCCTTGATATCACCTTCACCTTCCTTCACCGAAGCGAAAGAAGGTGTGGTGCATACGAGTGAGAATAACACTACCAACAATGAAAGGCAGTATCCTGATCTCATGTCTTTGTGTGTATGGCGTTATTAGATTTTCGCGTAGTTGAAAGAAAGGAATCCTGCCTTTCTACCCTTAGCATCGAGGACGTCTGCAAGTTGTACTTTGTAGATACTCTTGCCGTCGGCTCCTCTGAATACAAAGATCTTTTTATTGGCAGGGTACATATTCTTCACATCACCCATTTGACTATTTGAGTTGTAGGCAAAGAACCTATATTCGTTTGTTTTCTCTCCGACAAAGATATAGTGCTGTTTCTCTGTTTTCACCGGACGATTCTCTTGTTTGGCAATCATCCCTGACTCTACTTGAACCAAAGCTTCTGTATTTGTCTTGAAATTGATGTTTTTTGTGTCGATTTTAGCGTTTAGATCAGTGCCTTCTGTCATGAATACACCACCCTTGCCACTGAATCCTTCGGCACCGTTGACTCTGATGTCTCCTCTGTGAAAGGCAACATCCCAATCCTTACTATTCTTGGGATCCGATACCTTCACCT
This is a stretch of genomic DNA from Porphyromonas cangingivalis. It encodes these proteins:
- a CDS encoding DUF2149 domain-containing protein, translated to MLDSDSDEDLLSVIVNMFDVAMVFAVSLMVAMVMHMNMTEIFGKEDFTIVKNPGKDNMEIITKEGKQIKKFTPKEEQNNSSKSKGKRVGVAYELENGEIIYVPE
- a CDS encoding MotA/TolQ/ExbB proton channel family protein; protein product: MELISKILFGIANSLLIPDIILLIILFVRAIMLAGSFYGQFITNRKNMAKLQPMIDKLKDHDTQALVDLLPKRNNAPVIPYMRDILEHGADEDFAEYTIANFEILVTKDLTVSRLLAKMGPVLGLVGTLIAMSPALVGLSTGDIGGMAYNMQVVFATTVVGLVISAVGLITLQYKQRWYAKDVNNLLYISRVLQQRKSK
- a CDS encoding cobaltochelatase subunit CobN, which encodes MNRRKLLFMALGTLIVVGALVLLWNTFAGKTKVALVNFPAFQSSAIVKSNQNKHVEYDVIGANDFRGNKTYDFVLVSGMGLKIDEDHRAAIQKYADKGHPIKIIRVTNPANNISNLDSITESSVMDYLNNGNRKNYLSMANYIRKYIDKKKFFAPEPGEVIPSESEVFYHLDEEVAIKDKDEFDTYLKKIGHYHEGAPRIAVTGAINDPYSGNKANLDSMIVSLNRKGFNVYPILSGQGRLAFLDAVQPQAIIYFPHGRMSGGTGDQVVEALKRYNAPLFIPLTVMTSKEKWDKDPMGMYGGFMSQSLVMPELDGAIYPYVVNTQEENAEGIVETVADPSRLHKFVEILSNTVALQSKPNKDKKVAIYYFKGPGQNGMAAQGLEVVPSLYNTLKRLKDEGYTINLPASPEALSDLIMKHGPVLNDFTEGSIEEFMRKASPLQIDAEEYDGWLKRGLTAEKYAELTELFGPAPGNYMSGVKDGRPYIAIAAVDLGNVVLLPQPMAGIGGDSFAIVHGAKSAPPHPYVAAYLWAKEAFHADAMVHFGTHGSLEFTPQKQVALGDSDWPDALVGTTPHFYYYTIANVGESMMAKRRSYATTISYLNPPFEESRMRASFDKLRRDMISYEKADRDDIKLKFALDVKREAVRMGIHRELRLDSVLTKPYTDEEMLKLDNFAEEIANEKISTILYVTGIPYTADKINSSVLAMSSDPIGYSKAALDRMTGKLTEDNFRKQAYMTEHYLAPAKRLVSEVLNGKKIDSAFVCSYAGITMEQFREAVEITTPKLTGMAAMMEAMQGRMNMELAKDGSATMGKGKKKGGHPSWIPKFGKKPDHVGKEKENKGGHPANMPKDGNKAMAGGHPGGMPTDSAKAMGMGGHPGAPKNDITPEKKAKADAIVELARTLFNINRYQVGLQQSPYLELSGLIRGLDGGYIEPTSGGDAVANPSTVPTGRNLYSINAEVTPTELAWEKGKKLVESTLETYVKKHGDYPKKVSYTFWSSEFIETGGATIAQVLYMLGVEPVRDVMGRVSDVRLIPSEELGRPRIDVLVQTSGQFRDLAASRLNLISKAVSLAAAAGAEEKHTNFVHDGNVNIEKRLVEEGMSPKDAREWASVRVFGGVNGMYGTGIQEMMKAGDKWDDRADIAEVYLNNMGAAYASTDNWGAFAKGLFRAAVENTDVIIQPRQSNNWGALSLDHVFEFMGGLNLTIAQVTGKEPEALFADYRNRNNVKMQDLKEAIGIESRSTILNPYFVKEATKGGNSKAGGIAEIIENTYGWEVSKPEVIDDELWDNIHDMWIEDTQNLGTKEFFEKMNPAALEQITSVMLETVRKGMWNASPERVQKLVEVHNKVVQEHGSSGASFATSNEKLRDFITQKLDPQQAQKYTQQMDASLKRSDVKSDDKSIVLKEDKSASQQSQQMLKTEDDTSKAWYIGIGVVILVLLVLGILGLRKRNKRLDD
- a CDS encoding TonB-dependent receptor, producing the protein MRSGYCLSLLVVLFSLVCTTPSFASVKEGEGDIKGRVVRQTNHQPISDAKVEIIEGNKSLANTQTDKQGGFVLEIPKLRGIRRHFIIRISHVGYETYIKRVDQEVKALELEEIVLKESTQNLEEVVVTSTRTLRHHKDVPVPTQIITRAQIDRIAPTTMKDILLYSIPGIEFSQHGGITHITMQGYNADYIAFLIDGEEVAGLKSGSIDLSRLSPDNIERIEVIKGAGSALYGSSAIAGVINIITRQYNKPFSAGASVGYSQTGGWTSHLQTGVKTKIINNSLTGSFDREGGYTLETKNKSVSLDVPRNDIFRIGNRLKVTPSDQIAFGWDVNFSRRKQFRNEFHNDIYDYLTNTLRASWQLSPTYRISAHYNGDYSSRIRDYFKAEEKEMQHKNFVQTLRLHHDVHFGKGNDLNFGIEGHMESMLSSQINEGKNKKSIKYGVLFVQHLRKIGSTLDLLYGARADYHSNYGLHLSPKATLSYKMGGWILRGGYSRAFKSPSVMDLYFNWSHQGLFDIIGNPDLKPETANQFLTNLEWSNAQLSFAAGVTHTLFKDRIVMQQSKKGDQHHVNIDGTSRMTVADAHASWRICNGFTLSGSYTFSHAPAYKEINGSQVDLNTIRPHNLLAKFDAYKAWDDKWSTSLALIGQYLSTIKVNTVSKEEGTDKLKVESQVYDGYPMFRTTASVSYDRRITLSLSVDNLLGYKANNLGYQNASLTPGRIFYGKLSFQL
- a CDS encoding HmuY family protein translates to MKKLLRTLSLALLVGVALLATSCDKKNNGNEPEPPVTGEVKKAEYIDASAYDKWAYFSFATGKEVKVSDPKNSKDWDVAFHRGDIRVNGAEGFSGKGGVFMTEGTDLNAKIDTKNINFKTNTEALVQVESGMIAKQENRPVKTEKQHYIFVGEKTNEYRFFAYNSNSQMGDVKNMYPANKKIFVFRGADGKSIYKVQLADVLDAKGRKAGFLSFNYAKI